A window of Lepus europaeus isolate LE1 chromosome 11, mLepTim1.pri, whole genome shotgun sequence contains these coding sequences:
- the NKX2-1 gene encoding homeobox protein Nkx-2.1 isoform X2 translates to MSMSPKHTTPFSVSDILSPLEESYKKVGMEGGGLGAPLAAYRQGQAAPPAAAMQQHAVGHHGAVTAAYHMTAAGVPQLSHSAVGGYCNGNLGNMSELPPYQDTMRNSASGPGWYGANPDPRFPAISRFMGPASGMNMSGMGGLGSLGDVSKNMAPLPSAPRRKRRVLFSQAQVYELERRFKQQKYLSAPEREHLASMIHLTPTQVKIWFQNHRYKMKRQAKDKAAQQQLQQDSGGGGGGGGAACPQQQQQAQQQSPRRVAVPVLVKDGKPCQAGAPAPGAASLQGHAQQQAQQQAQAAQAAAAAISVGSGGAGLGAHPGHQPGSAGQSPDLAHHAASPAALQGQVSSLSHLNSSGSDYSTMSCSTLLYGRTW, encoded by the exons ATGTCGATGAGTCCAAAGCACACGACTCCGTTCTCAGTGTCTGACATCTTGAGTCCCCTGGAGGAAAGCTACAAGAAAGTGGGCATGGAGGGCGGCGGCCTCGGGGCTCCGCTGGCGGCGTACAGGCAAGGCCAGGCGGCACCGCCGGCCGCGGCCATGCAGCAGCACGCCGTGGGGCACCACGGCGCCGTCACCGCCGCCTACCACATGACGGCGGCGGGGGTGCCCCAGCTCTCGCATTCCGCCGTGGGGGGCTACTGCAACGGCAACCTGGGCAACATGAGCGAGCTGCCGCCGTACCAGGACACCATGCGGAACAGCGCCTCCGGCCCCGGATGGTACGGCGCCAACCCAGACCCGCGCTTCCCCGCCA TCTCCCGCTTCATGGGCCCGGCGAGCGGCATGAACATGAGCggcatgggaggcctgggctcGCTGGGGGACGTGAGCAAGAACATGGCCCCGCTGCCAAGCGCGCCGCGCCGGAAGCGCCGGGTGCTCTTCTCCCAGGCACAGGTGTACGAGCTGGAGCGACGCTTCAAGCAGCAGAAGTACCTGTCGGCGCCGGAGCGCGAGCACCTGGCCAGCATGATCCACCTGACGCCCACGCAGGTCAAGATCTGGTTCCAGAATCACCGCTACAAGATGAAGCGCCAGGCCAAGGACAAGGCGGCGCAGCAGCAACTACAGCAGgacagcggcggcggcggaggcggaggcggcgCCGCgtgtccccagcagcagcagcaggctcaGCAACAGTCGCCGCGCCGAGTGGCCGTGCCGGTCCTGGTGAAAGACGGCAAACCGTGCCAGGCAGGTGCCCCCGCGCCGGGCGCCGCCAGCCTCCAAGGCCACGCGCAGCAGCAGGCGCAGCAGCAGGCGCAGGCCGCGCAAGCGGCAGCCGCGGCGATTTCGGTGGGCAGCGGGGGCGCCGGCTTGGGCGCACACCCGGGCCACCAGCCCGGCAGCGCGGGCCAGTCTCCGGACCTGGCGCACCACGCCGCCAGTCCCGCGGCGCTGCAGGGCCAGGTCTCCAGCCTGTCCCACCTGAACTCCTCGGGTTCGGACTACAGCACCATGTCCTGCTCCACCTTGCTATACGGTCGGACCTGGTGA
- the NKX2-1 gene encoding homeobox protein Nkx-2.1 isoform X1: protein MWSGGSGKARGWEAAAGGRSSPGRLSRRRIMSMSPKHTTPFSVSDILSPLEESYKKVGMEGGGLGAPLAAYRQGQAAPPAAAMQQHAVGHHGAVTAAYHMTAAGVPQLSHSAVGGYCNGNLGNMSELPPYQDTMRNSASGPGWYGANPDPRFPAISRFMGPASGMNMSGMGGLGSLGDVSKNMAPLPSAPRRKRRVLFSQAQVYELERRFKQQKYLSAPEREHLASMIHLTPTQVKIWFQNHRYKMKRQAKDKAAQQQLQQDSGGGGGGGGAACPQQQQQAQQQSPRRVAVPVLVKDGKPCQAGAPAPGAASLQGHAQQQAQQQAQAAQAAAAAISVGSGGAGLGAHPGHQPGSAGQSPDLAHHAASPAALQGQVSSLSHLNSSGSDYSTMSCSTLLYGRTW, encoded by the exons ATGTGGTCCGGAGGCAGTGGGAAGGCGCGGGGCTGGGAGGCCGCGGCGGGAGGGAGGAGCAGCCCCGGCAGGCTCAG ccGCCGCCGAATCATGTCGATGAGTCCAAAGCACACGACTCCGTTCTCAGTGTCTGACATCTTGAGTCCCCTGGAGGAAAGCTACAAGAAAGTGGGCATGGAGGGCGGCGGCCTCGGGGCTCCGCTGGCGGCGTACAGGCAAGGCCAGGCGGCACCGCCGGCCGCGGCCATGCAGCAGCACGCCGTGGGGCACCACGGCGCCGTCACCGCCGCCTACCACATGACGGCGGCGGGGGTGCCCCAGCTCTCGCATTCCGCCGTGGGGGGCTACTGCAACGGCAACCTGGGCAACATGAGCGAGCTGCCGCCGTACCAGGACACCATGCGGAACAGCGCCTCCGGCCCCGGATGGTACGGCGCCAACCCAGACCCGCGCTTCCCCGCCA TCTCCCGCTTCATGGGCCCGGCGAGCGGCATGAACATGAGCggcatgggaggcctgggctcGCTGGGGGACGTGAGCAAGAACATGGCCCCGCTGCCAAGCGCGCCGCGCCGGAAGCGCCGGGTGCTCTTCTCCCAGGCACAGGTGTACGAGCTGGAGCGACGCTTCAAGCAGCAGAAGTACCTGTCGGCGCCGGAGCGCGAGCACCTGGCCAGCATGATCCACCTGACGCCCACGCAGGTCAAGATCTGGTTCCAGAATCACCGCTACAAGATGAAGCGCCAGGCCAAGGACAAGGCGGCGCAGCAGCAACTACAGCAGgacagcggcggcggcggaggcggaggcggcgCCGCgtgtccccagcagcagcagcaggctcaGCAACAGTCGCCGCGCCGAGTGGCCGTGCCGGTCCTGGTGAAAGACGGCAAACCGTGCCAGGCAGGTGCCCCCGCGCCGGGCGCCGCCAGCCTCCAAGGCCACGCGCAGCAGCAGGCGCAGCAGCAGGCGCAGGCCGCGCAAGCGGCAGCCGCGGCGATTTCGGTGGGCAGCGGGGGCGCCGGCTTGGGCGCACACCCGGGCCACCAGCCCGGCAGCGCGGGCCAGTCTCCGGACCTGGCGCACCACGCCGCCAGTCCCGCGGCGCTGCAGGGCCAGGTCTCCAGCCTGTCCCACCTGAACTCCTCGGGTTCGGACTACAGCACCATGTCCTGCTCCACCTTGCTATACGGTCGGACCTGGTGA